A genomic segment from Brachyhypopomus gauderio isolate BG-103 unplaced genomic scaffold, BGAUD_0.2 sc86, whole genome shotgun sequence encodes:
- the LOC143493421 gene encoding uncharacterized protein LOC143493421 isoform X2: MPNLLRSVKMLVLAVLVMMACCGSEGRVLSKCELRSSLKEAFPKLQKVIHEDILAQFVCTVEHTSWFNTSLISIDNFNSPHLIPTINGPNENDLYGMKDIPVLQVMAEEQLNSEDKLLTEDNLAPKTRLLRGLTFGEGSDDDSSGSGSGEGPSDISGSGSRDLSGSGIESGENSGSGSGDQSGDGSGSGSGDQSGDGSGSGSRDLSGSGSESGENSGSGSGDQSGDGSEGFKRKSRELSNAEEEGGSGNADEIIIDMSGDGPTEGSGNEGSEESSKSKIKKRYIHNEEDVTDQEEIDEDEDDLFSRTLQYGIFQLNDIACNSESISLNLCELDCTALIDDDITDDIACLKILNEMGLSMVVDQQCLTVVPSDYFEECS, encoded by the exons ATGCCAAATCTGCTTCGATCGGTGAAGATGTTGGTGCTCGCGGTGCTGGTGATGATGGCCTGCTGCGGTAGTGAGGGGCGCGTGTTGAGCAAGTGTGAGCTGAGGTCCAGCCTGAAGGAGGCCTTCCCTAAGCTGCAGAAGGTGATCCACGAGGACATCCTCGCTCAGT TTGTTTGTACAGTGGAGCACACCTCTTGGTTCAACACCAGTCTTATATCCATCGACAACTTCAACTCTCCACACCTGATACCTACTATAAATGGCCCAAATGAAAACGATCTATATGGGATGAAGGATATCCCAGTACTACAAGTGATGGCTGAAGAGCAATTAAATTCTGAGGACAAGTTATTAACTGAAGACAATTTAGCTCCTAAGACAAGGTTACTAAGAGGACTCACTTTTGGAGAGGGTTCAGATGATGACTCTTCTGGGAGTGGTTCTGGAGAGGGGCCAAGTGATATATC CGGAAGTGGTTCTAGAGATTTGTCAGGATCTGGAATTGAGTCAGGTGAGAATTCGGGAAGTGGTTCTGGAGATCAGTCCGGTGATGGATCTGGAAGTGGTTCTGGAGATCAGTCCGGTGATGGGTCCGGAAGTGGTTCTAGAGATTTGTCAGGATCTGGAAGTGAGTCAGGTGAGAATTCGGGAAGTGGTTCTGGAGATCAGTCCGGTGATGGATCTGAAGGATTTAAAAGAAAATCAAGAGAACTGTCCAATGCAGAAGAAGAGGGTGGGTCAGGAAATGCAGATGAAATCATTATAGACATGTCTGGAGATGGTCCTACGGAGGGGTCAGGAAATGAAGGAAGTGAAGAATCTTCTAAAAGCAAAATTAAAAAGAGATACATCCATAACGAGGAAGATGTGACAGATCAGGAGGAGatagatgaagatgaagatgactTGTTCTCCAGAACACTCCAGTATGGAATTTTTCAGCTAAATGATATAGCATGCAATTCAGAATCAATTAGTCTGAACCTTTGCGAACTGGACTGCACCG CTCTGATTGATGATGACATCACTGATGACATTGCCTGCCTGAAGATTTTGAATGAGATGGG
- the LOC143493421 gene encoding uncharacterized protein LOC143493421 isoform X1, translated as MPNLLRSVKMLVLAVLVMMACCGSEGRVLSKCELRSSLKEAFPKLQKVIHEDILAQFVCTVEHTSWFNTSLISIDNFNSPHLIPTINGPNENDLYGMKDIPVLQVMAEEQLNSEDKLLTEDNLAPKTRLLRGLTFGEGSDDDSSGSGSGEGPSDISGSGSGDQSGDESGSGSRDLSGSGIESGENSGSGSGDQSGDGSGSGSGDQSGDGSGSGSRDLSGSGSESGENSGSGSGDQSGDGSEGFKRKSRELSNAEEEGGSGNADEIIIDMSGDGPTEGSGNEGSEESSKSKIKKRYIHNEEDVTDQEEIDEDEDDLFSRTLQYGIFQLNDIACNSESISLNLCELDCTALIDDDITDDIACLKILNEMGLSMVVDQQCLTVVPSDYFEECS; from the exons ATGCCAAATCTGCTTCGATCGGTGAAGATGTTGGTGCTCGCGGTGCTGGTGATGATGGCCTGCTGCGGTAGTGAGGGGCGCGTGTTGAGCAAGTGTGAGCTGAGGTCCAGCCTGAAGGAGGCCTTCCCTAAGCTGCAGAAGGTGATCCACGAGGACATCCTCGCTCAGT TTGTTTGTACAGTGGAGCACACCTCTTGGTTCAACACCAGTCTTATATCCATCGACAACTTCAACTCTCCACACCTGATACCTACTATAAATGGCCCAAATGAAAACGATCTATATGGGATGAAGGATATCCCAGTACTACAAGTGATGGCTGAAGAGCAATTAAATTCTGAGGACAAGTTATTAACTGAAGACAATTTAGCTCCTAAGACAAGGTTACTAAGAGGACTCACTTTTGGAGAGGGTTCAGATGATGACTCTTCTGGGAGTGGTTCTGGAGAGGGGCCAAGTGATATATCTGGAAGTGGTTCTGGAGATCAGTCCGGTGATGAATCCGGAAGTGGTTCTAGAGATTTGTCAGGATCTGGAATTGAGTCAGGTGAGAATTCGGGAAGTGGTTCTGGAGATCAGTCCGGTGATGGATCTGGAAGTGGTTCTGGAGATCAGTCCGGTGATGGGTCCGGAAGTGGTTCTAGAGATTTGTCAGGATCTGGAAGTGAGTCAGGTGAGAATTCGGGAAGTGGTTCTGGAGATCAGTCCGGTGATGGATCTGAAGGATTTAAAAGAAAATCAAGAGAACTGTCCAATGCAGAAGAAGAGGGTGGGTCAGGAAATGCAGATGAAATCATTATAGACATGTCTGGAGATGGTCCTACGGAGGGGTCAGGAAATGAAGGAAGTGAAGAATCTTCTAAAAGCAAAATTAAAAAGAGATACATCCATAACGAGGAAGATGTGACAGATCAGGAGGAGatagatgaagatgaagatgactTGTTCTCCAGAACACTCCAGTATGGAATTTTTCAGCTAAATGATATAGCATGCAATTCAGAATCAATTAGTCTGAACCTTTGCGAACTGGACTGCACCG CTCTGATTGATGATGACATCACTGATGACATTGCCTGCCTGAAGATTTTGAATGAGATGGG